In the Ensifer adhaerens genome, one interval contains:
- the bcsA gene encoding UDP-forming cellulose synthase catalytic subunit — MSKVGSVAAWAFFSLCVIAVITLPVNLQTQLIVSVLIVTFMAVLKLANAGGRWRLIALAFGTAVVLRYVYWRTTSTLPPLNQPENFIPGFLLYLAEMYSVMMLSLSLFVVAMPLPPRKASSISPGKFPKVDVFVPSYNEDAGLLANTLAAAKAMDYPADKLTVWLLDDGGTLQKRNSANLVEAQRASARNAELQALCDDLGVRYLTRERNEHAKAGNLNNGMLHSDGELIAVFDADHAPARDFLLETVGYFEQDPKLFLVQTPHFFLNPDPLERNLRTFEKMPSENEMFYGIIQRGLDKWNAAFFCGSAAVLRRKALEDTEGFSGMSITEDCETALALHGRGWNSIYVDRPLIAGLQPATFASFIGQRSRWAQGMMQILIFRFPLFKGGLSIPQRLCYMSSTLFWLFPIPRTIFLFAPLFYLFFDLEIFTASGGEFLAYTLAYMLVNLMMQNYLYGSFRWPWISELYEFAQTVHLLPAVISVLLRPSRPTFKVTAKDESIQESRLSEIARPFFVIFAVLLIALAMTVYRVYTEPYKADVTLVVGGWNLLNLIMAGCVLGVVSERGERAASRRVKVSRRCEFGVAGQWYPATIEDVSAHGARVQVFGIDASSLPTDTEGAIRFEPYSGSGGPEALPVAIRNKEIAGDITIIGCRYLPQVARHHSLVADLIFANSRQWSEFQSARRGNPGLVRGTLWFLWMALYQTSRGMIYFLRSLRGSEAQKGGA, encoded by the coding sequence ATGAGCAAGGTCGGATCCGTAGCCGCTTGGGCGTTCTTTTCGCTTTGCGTCATTGCCGTCATCACATTGCCGGTCAATCTACAGACCCAGCTTATCGTCAGCGTTCTCATCGTCACGTTCATGGCCGTGCTCAAGCTCGCCAATGCCGGCGGCCGCTGGCGGTTGATCGCTCTTGCCTTCGGTACGGCCGTGGTGCTGCGTTACGTCTATTGGCGCACGACGAGCACCTTGCCGCCGCTTAACCAGCCCGAAAACTTCATTCCCGGCTTCCTGCTCTACCTCGCCGAAATGTACAGCGTGATGATGCTGTCGCTGAGCCTGTTCGTGGTGGCGATGCCGCTGCCGCCGCGCAAGGCGAGTTCCATCTCTCCCGGCAAGTTCCCGAAGGTCGATGTCTTCGTGCCCTCCTACAACGAAGACGCAGGGCTGCTGGCCAACACGCTCGCGGCAGCCAAGGCGATGGACTATCCCGCCGACAAGCTGACGGTCTGGCTGCTCGACGACGGCGGCACGCTGCAGAAGCGCAACTCGGCAAACCTCGTCGAAGCGCAGCGCGCGTCCGCTCGCAATGCCGAACTGCAGGCGCTGTGCGACGATCTCGGTGTGCGCTACCTCACGCGCGAGCGCAACGAACACGCCAAGGCCGGCAACCTCAACAATGGCATGCTGCATTCGGATGGCGAGCTGATCGCCGTCTTCGACGCGGACCACGCGCCGGCGCGCGACTTCCTTTTGGAGACCGTCGGCTATTTCGAGCAGGACCCGAAGCTGTTCCTGGTCCAGACGCCGCACTTCTTCCTCAACCCGGACCCGCTTGAGCGCAATTTGCGTACCTTCGAGAAGATGCCGAGCGAAAACGAGATGTTCTACGGCATCATCCAGCGTGGCCTCGACAAGTGGAATGCCGCCTTCTTCTGCGGCTCGGCTGCCGTTCTCCGTCGCAAGGCGCTGGAGGATACCGAAGGCTTCAGCGGCATGAGCATCACCGAGGACTGCGAAACGGCCCTTGCACTGCACGGGCGTGGCTGGAACAGCATCTATGTCGACCGTCCGCTGATCGCGGGTCTGCAGCCGGCGACCTTTGCGAGCTTCATTGGCCAGCGCAGCCGCTGGGCGCAGGGCATGATGCAAATCCTGATCTTCCGCTTCCCGTTGTTCAAGGGCGGCCTGTCGATCCCACAGCGGCTTTGCTACATGTCCTCGACACTGTTCTGGCTGTTCCCGATCCCGCGGACGATCTTTCTCTTCGCGCCGCTTTTCTACCTGTTCTTCGATCTCGAGATCTTCACGGCGTCCGGCGGCGAGTTCCTCGCCTATACGCTTGCCTACATGCTCGTGAACCTGATGATGCAGAACTATCTCTATGGGTCGTTCCGCTGGCCGTGGATCTCCGAACTCTATGAGTTCGCGCAGACGGTGCACCTCTTGCCGGCCGTCATCTCCGTTCTTCTCAGGCCGAGCCGGCCGACCTTCAAGGTGACGGCAAAGGATGAATCGATTCAGGAAAGCCGCCTGTCTGAAATCGCCCGGCCATTCTTCGTCATATTTGCGGTGCTGCTGATCGCTCTCGCGATGACAGTCTACCGAGTCTATACCGAGCCCTACAAGGCCGACGTGACGCTCGTCGTCGGCGGCTGGAACCTTTTGAACCTGATCATGGCCGGCTGCGTACTCGGCGTCGTGTCCGAACGCGGCGAGCGGGCCGCCTCGCGTCGCGTCAAGGTCAGCCGCCGGTGCGAATTCGGCGTTGCCGGTCAATGGTATCCGGCAACCATCGAAGACGTTTCCGCCCACGGCGCGCGGGTCCAGGTCTTCGGCATCGACGCATCGTCTCTGCCGACCGATACCGAAGGCGCAATCCGCTTCGAACCCTATAGCGGCAGTGGCGGGCCGGAAGCTCTGCCCGTCGCCATCCGGAACAAGGAGATCGCCGGGGACATCACCATCATCGGTTGCCGATATCTGCCGCAGGTCGCGCGCCATCACAGCCTCGTCGCGGACCTGATTTTCGCCAATTCACGGCAATGGAGCGAGTTTCAAAGCGCGCGGCGCGGCAATCCGGGCCTAGTGCGCGGTACGCTCTGGTTCCTTTGGATGGCGCTCTATCAGACGAGCCGCGGCATGATCTATTTCCTTCGCAGCCTGCGCGGCTCCGAGGCGCAGAAGGGCGGTGCTTGA
- a CDS encoding cellulose biosynthesis cyclic di-GMP-binding regulatory protein BcsB: MIRHIALAFALLAIPAAGAVAQPSPFDMSGERPADTPILQPPTATAGEGNGTALEPPVAARGQDDFKRFIIPFSALSLTGEVDERTWSVYLTAAQAQAAASLNFAYQNAIVVAPEASTLQVFVNGELAGGGAIGSAEAAEPLSYKLKPGLLRAGANDIRFKVRQRHRTDCTVESTYELWTEIAPDSAFIRFAPGDSAMLSSLDDVRAVGLDERGRTQFNLVVPGLQQPSRTAALMRLSQGLALRGQMPAQEVSLSETMPELGKPGQITALVGTAEEVAPLLERLPDGASSGPVAMFVRDSRTEASVLVISGPDWSAVQEAIEGVTQPMDRPSNVPRDVIATGRWLLPETPLVVSSTRLRFSELGVETSEFTGRRFRTRFSVAVPSDFYADAYGDATLLLDAAYTETVQPGSHIDIYVNGNIASTIQLNSVNGDILRHLPINVTMRHFKPGPNLIEVEAVLTAEPDKACAPGTPASNDPRFALFDTSELRMPSFARIGRRPNLAAISGAAAPYRSDTAAIPLYLDRADEDTLSAAATFLARLAVAGGRPLAVEMVTSPLAAGSRNALFIGAMPQLPKSVLTQVGIDAARQMSWGNAVVAGAGNETQQAMDAWRTRLSGGAWRNQVTAFQTWVKQEFDISLSSLRIVPETQAEFSPSETSSLVLAQGANPTDDATWTLLTAPTAKQLREGASAIADATRWQQISGRVSAYEPATDKIEVTPVAGFDFVQTQPASLTNYRLIFANWLSTNIMVYALLLIVLSVLLGLATSSMLTRLGRRK, encoded by the coding sequence ATGATCAGGCACATCGCTCTTGCCTTCGCCCTGTTGGCCATCCCCGCGGCCGGAGCGGTTGCGCAACCCTCGCCCTTCGACATGTCCGGCGAACGGCCGGCAGATACTCCCATTCTGCAGCCACCGACGGCGACTGCGGGCGAGGGCAACGGGACGGCGCTTGAGCCGCCGGTTGCCGCCAGAGGGCAGGACGATTTCAAGCGCTTCATAATTCCCTTCAGCGCGCTGTCGCTGACGGGCGAGGTCGATGAGCGCACCTGGTCCGTCTACTTGACGGCGGCCCAGGCACAAGCGGCGGCGAGCCTGAATTTTGCCTATCAAAATGCGATCGTCGTCGCCCCCGAGGCGTCGACGCTGCAGGTTTTCGTCAACGGCGAACTCGCCGGCGGGGGTGCAATCGGGTCGGCCGAAGCGGCGGAGCCGTTGAGCTACAAGCTGAAGCCGGGGCTGCTGCGCGCCGGTGCCAACGACATCCGGTTCAAGGTGCGCCAGCGCCATCGAACGGACTGCACGGTCGAATCGACCTATGAGCTCTGGACGGAGATCGCGCCGGATTCGGCCTTCATCCGTTTTGCTCCGGGCGACAGCGCGATGCTTTCGAGCCTCGACGACGTGCGCGCGGTGGGTCTCGACGAGCGCGGCCGCACGCAGTTCAATCTGGTCGTGCCCGGTCTCCAGCAGCCGAGCCGCACGGCCGCCCTGATGCGGCTTTCGCAAGGGCTGGCGCTGCGCGGTCAGATGCCGGCGCAGGAGGTCTCCCTCAGCGAAACCATGCCCGAACTCGGGAAGCCCGGCCAGATCACCGCCCTCGTCGGCACCGCCGAGGAAGTGGCGCCCCTGCTCGAGCGGCTGCCGGACGGCGCTTCGAGCGGGCCCGTTGCCATGTTCGTGCGCGACAGCAGGACGGAGGCATCGGTCCTGGTCATCAGTGGGCCGGACTGGTCGGCGGTGCAGGAGGCGATCGAAGGGGTCACCCAGCCGATGGACCGCCCGAGCAACGTGCCGCGTGACGTGATCGCCACCGGGCGCTGGCTGCTGCCGGAGACGCCGCTGGTGGTTTCGAGCACGCGCTTGCGCTTCTCGGAGCTCGGGGTGGAGACCAGCGAGTTCACCGGCCGGCGCTTCCGCACGCGCTTCTCCGTTGCCGTGCCCTCGGATTTCTATGCGGATGCCTATGGCGATGCGACGCTGCTGCTCGACGCGGCCTACACCGAAACGGTGCAGCCCGGCAGCCACATCGACATCTACGTCAACGGCAATATTGCGTCGACGATCCAGTTAAACTCGGTGAACGGCGACATTCTGCGGCACCTGCCGATCAATGTGACGATGCGGCACTTCAAGCCCGGTCCCAACCTGATCGAGGTCGAGGCGGTGCTGACGGCCGAACCCGACAAGGCCTGTGCGCCGGGAACGCCCGCTTCCAACGATCCACGCTTTGCGCTCTTCGACACCTCGGAGCTGCGCATGCCGAGTTTCGCGCGGATCGGCCGGCGGCCGAACCTTGCGGCGATTTCCGGAGCGGCAGCACCCTACCGCAGCGACACGGCCGCCATCCCGCTTTATCTCGATCGTGCGGACGAGGACACGCTGTCGGCCGCAGCCACGTTTCTTGCGCGCTTGGCCGTTGCCGGCGGCAGACCGCTTGCGGTCGAAATGGTCACGTCGCCGCTTGCTGCCGGCAGTCGAAACGCGCTTTTCATCGGCGCCATGCCGCAATTGCCGAAATCGGTGCTGACCCAGGTCGGCATTGATGCCGCCCGACAGATGTCCTGGGGCAATGCCGTGGTTGCCGGCGCGGGCAACGAGACACAGCAAGCCATGGACGCGTGGCGCACCCGTCTCAGCGGCGGCGCATGGCGGAACCAGGTGACGGCATTCCAGACCTGGGTGAAGCAGGAGTTCGACATCTCGTTGAGTTCGCTGCGCATCGTGCCCGAAACGCAAGCCGAGTTCTCTCCGTCGGAGACCTCGAGCCTGGTTCTCGCACAGGGCGCCAACCCGACCGATGATGCTACCTGGACCTTGCTGACGGCGCCGACAGCCAAGCAGTTGCGCGAGGGGGCGTCGGCAATCGCAGATGCCACGCGCTGGCAGCAGATTTCCGGCCGCGTCTCCGCCTATGAGCCGGCCACCGACAAGATCGAGGTTACGCCGGTCGCCGGCTTCGATTTCGTCCAGACGCAGCCGGCGTCGTTGACCAACTACCGCCTGATCTTTGCGAACTGGTTGTCCACCAACATCATGGTCTATGCGCTTTTGCTGATCGTTCTGTCGGTGCTCCTGGGGCTGGCGACTTCCTCAATGCTCACTCGACTGGGGCGACGCAAATGA
- a CDS encoding glycosyl hydrolase family 8 — MRWRTALLAGLFALMMPMAAGAAEDGGSVSAEDWAQYKSRFLDPGGRIIDDANGNVSHSEGQGYGLLLAVLAENPADFALIWSFTRRELLLRDDGLAAWKWSSAETPHIIDINNATDGDILIAYALVLAGERWKREDYLQAAARIAKAILDNTLLDHGGRTLLLPGVSGFGTTDRADGPVVNPSYWIFEAFPALNRVAPSPRWKELSDDGLRLLNTAQSGPRKLPADWVSLRTVPKPAQGFPAEFGYNALRIPLYLVRAGLGGPDLLARLREGMAGSDDALVLSDVATGSVKASLTDPGYRFVNHILACVLDRVPIPDSVKVFSPTQYYPSTLHLLGLSYVKEKRPECL; from the coding sequence ATGAGGTGGCGAACTGCACTCCTGGCGGGCCTGTTCGCTTTGATGATGCCTATGGCAGCCGGAGCGGCCGAAGATGGCGGTTCGGTCAGCGCCGAGGATTGGGCGCAGTACAAGAGCCGTTTTCTCGATCCCGGCGGCCGGATCATCGACGATGCCAATGGTAATGTCAGCCACAGCGAAGGGCAGGGCTACGGCCTGCTTTTGGCCGTGCTTGCGGAAAATCCGGCCGACTTCGCGCTGATCTGGTCGTTCACGCGGCGCGAACTGCTTTTGAGGGACGACGGTTTGGCTGCCTGGAAATGGAGCTCCGCCGAAACGCCTCATATCATCGACATCAACAACGCGACCGACGGCGACATCCTGATTGCCTACGCGCTTGTGCTCGCCGGTGAACGCTGGAAACGAGAGGACTATTTGCAGGCCGCGGCCCGGATCGCCAAGGCCATCCTCGACAACACGCTGCTCGACCATGGCGGACGAACACTGCTGCTGCCGGGCGTTTCAGGCTTCGGCACGACCGATCGGGCCGATGGTCCCGTCGTCAATCCGTCCTACTGGATTTTCGAGGCCTTTCCGGCGCTCAACCGCGTGGCGCCGTCTCCGCGCTGGAAGGAGCTCTCGGACGACGGACTGCGATTGCTGAATACGGCCCAATCCGGTCCGCGAAAACTGCCGGCCGATTGGGTCAGCCTGCGCACGGTTCCTAAGCCGGCCCAGGGGTTCCCGGCCGAGTTTGGCTACAACGCACTGCGCATCCCGCTCTACCTGGTTCGGGCGGGTCTCGGTGGCCCGGATCTGTTGGCCAGATTGCGGGAAGGCATGGCCGGCAGCGACGACGCGCTGGTCCTCAGCGATGTCGCGACCGGGTCCGTGAAGGCCAGCCTGACGGATCCTGGTTATCGATTTGTTAACCATATTCTGGCCTGTGTCTTGGACCGGGTTCCGATACCCGACAGCGTCAAGGTGTTCAGCCCGACGCAATATTATCCTTCCACGCTGCACCTGCTGGGGCTGTCTTACGTGAAGGAGAAGCGTCCGGAGTGTCTATGA
- a CDS encoding tetratricopeptide repeat protein codes for MKSSIVAIAAVMTTVIGVAGLTDGGFLRPNSNKLPGLPDPSPETTTAIASLTDKASRSPAPQFTEVAQADKPSEERASQRKTPPVVDESALRYFAAKGDTGRLQAEISRLRSLYPDWVPPSDPLAVPRNNDVALETMWKGYSDGRYAEVRKAIAERQAKDAAWQPPSDLLERLNVAEARARLVNASELKQYETVISVAASTPSLLTCSEVDVLWHVAQAFAETKRPERARDAYLYVLNNCENAPERLATVQKAAATLPYATMQDLLALERSSPEGVAEFESVRDDLARRFVAEGDTDKALTVDPKYVQRVERLAAAGGTASDALLLGWYHLRRDNMSAAEQWFRRAHDKEDSASASQGLALTLVARKVPAEAEAVLYPWRDSSPDALATYFAATANLLAIDPPMTLDAAVLARIAAETTKAREPATAQQFGWYARALNQPATAAQWFATALRWKPDDEPSAYGLALSRDQLGDKDGVVEIQRLWSGRSERIARLGEVKEQLADVNRARVPTAETQRSSPEASTRTTVVMETVEQPVAQRPRVAGTTQKVVRSGAGCRTTINPAGLAPQAALNRGWCLMDLNRPLEAAEAFEVALQAPASQIREDAAYGQSLAYLRAGLTNKAAVSATKSRQSQGRVDELQTAILADRAIAAFDAKRYREAILFLDQLGQISSRRQDLMVLRGYAYMNLNRFEEARRIFGALAATGNRDAMQGLAAVGDTQEIWPNKN; via the coding sequence ATGAAATCCTCAATCGTTGCCATTGCCGCTGTGATGACTACGGTGATCGGGGTTGCCGGACTGACCGATGGCGGCTTCCTGCGGCCAAACAGCAATAAGCTCCCGGGGTTGCCTGACCCATCGCCGGAGACGACCACAGCTATTGCCAGCCTGACGGACAAGGCCTCGCGAAGCCCGGCTCCACAGTTCACCGAGGTTGCACAGGCCGATAAACCTTCCGAAGAAAGGGCGAGCCAGAGAAAGACGCCTCCCGTCGTCGACGAATCGGCGCTTCGCTACTTCGCGGCAAAAGGCGATACTGGTCGACTTCAGGCCGAAATTTCGCGCTTGCGTTCACTCTATCCGGATTGGGTGCCGCCCTCCGACCCGTTGGCCGTGCCACGGAACAATGACGTTGCGCTCGAAACCATGTGGAAGGGCTATTCGGATGGCCGCTACGCTGAAGTCCGCAAGGCGATCGCCGAGCGTCAGGCGAAGGATGCCGCATGGCAGCCGCCATCGGATCTTCTGGAGCGCCTGAACGTCGCCGAGGCGCGGGCCCGGCTCGTGAACGCCTCCGAACTCAAGCAGTATGAGACCGTGATCTCGGTCGCCGCCAGCACGCCGAGCCTTCTCACCTGTTCGGAGGTGGATGTGCTCTGGCATGTCGCCCAGGCCTTTGCCGAGACCAAGCGCCCCGAGCGGGCGCGCGATGCCTATCTTTACGTCTTGAACAACTGCGAGAACGCTCCGGAACGGCTCGCCACCGTGCAGAAGGCCGCTGCGACGCTACCTTACGCAACGATGCAGGACCTCCTCGCGCTCGAGCGCAGTTCTCCCGAAGGTGTCGCGGAATTCGAGAGCGTCCGCGACGACCTCGCCCGGCGTTTCGTCGCCGAAGGTGACACGGACAAGGCGCTCACGGTCGATCCGAAATATGTCCAGCGCGTCGAGCGCTTGGCCGCGGCCGGTGGCACGGCGAGCGATGCGCTGCTGCTCGGCTGGTATCATTTGCGGCGCGACAACATGAGTGCTGCCGAGCAATGGTTCCGGCGTGCGCACGACAAGGAAGATTCCGCTTCGGCCTCGCAGGGGTTGGCTTTGACGCTGGTTGCCCGCAAGGTGCCTGCGGAGGCGGAAGCGGTTCTCTATCCGTGGCGGGACAGTTCGCCCGACGCACTCGCAACGTACTTTGCGGCCACGGCCAACCTGCTCGCGATCGATCCGCCTATGACCCTGGATGCGGCCGTGTTGGCGCGGATCGCCGCGGAAACCACCAAGGCCCGTGAGCCGGCAACGGCACAGCAGTTCGGCTGGTACGCGCGCGCCCTCAATCAGCCGGCGACCGCTGCGCAATGGTTCGCGACGGCGCTCCGCTGGAAGCCGGACGACGAACCTTCGGCCTACGGCCTTGCGCTCAGCCGCGACCAGTTGGGCGACAAGGACGGGGTCGTCGAGATCCAGCGACTGTGGTCGGGTCGTTCTGAACGCATCGCCCGCCTCGGCGAAGTCAAAGAACAGCTCGCCGACGTCAACCGTGCGCGGGTCCCGACTGCCGAGACGCAGAGGAGCTCTCCAGAGGCTTCTACGCGCACGACCGTTGTGATGGAGACGGTCGAGCAGCCGGTTGCCCAAAGGCCACGGGTCGCCGGCACCACCCAAAAAGTCGTGCGCAGCGGAGCTGGCTGCAGAACGACGATCAACCCAGCCGGACTGGCGCCGCAGGCGGCGCTCAACCGCGGCTGGTGCCTGATGGACCTCAACCGTCCGCTGGAGGCGGCCGAAGCTTTCGAAGTCGCGCTTCAGGCCCCGGCATCGCAGATCCGAGAAGACGCCGCCTACGGCCAGAGCCTCGCGTACTTGCGCGCCGGCCTGACCAACAAGGCCGCGGTTTCCGCAACCAAGTCGCGGCAGAGCCAAGGGCGAGTTGACGAGTTGCAGACGGCCATTCTGGCCGATCGCGCCATTGCGGCCTTCGATGCCAAGCGCTATCGCGAGGCGATCCTGTTTCTGGACCAGCTCGGACAGATTTCAAGCCGGCGCCAGGACCTGATGGTGCTGCGCGGTTATGCCTATATGAACCTCAATCGCTTTGAGGAAGCCCGGCGGATATTCGGGGCGCTCGCTGCCACGGGCAATCGCGACGCCATGCAGGGCCTGGCGGCCGTTGGCGATACCCAGGAAATCTGGCCGAACAAGAACTGA
- a CDS encoding isovaleryl-CoA dehydrogenase: MFQGGLNFALGEDIDALRETVQRFATDRIAPLADQTDRDNAFPMQLWREMGELGLLGITAGEEHGGAGMGYLAHCVAMEEISRASASIGLSYGAHSNLCVNQINRNGNADQKARYLPKLISGEYVGALAMSEPGAGSDVVSMTLRADKRGDRYVLNGNKMWITNGPDADVLVVYAKSDPTAGPRGITAFLVEEGYAGFSTGQKLDKLGMRGSNTCELIFKDCEVPAENVLGMVGGGVRVLMSGLDYERVVLSAGPLGIMAACLDVVVPYLHERKQFGQPIGEFQLMQGKLADMYVTANAARAYVYAVAAACDRGETTRKDAAGCILYAAEKATALALEAIQALGGNGYTNDYPAGRLLRDAKLYEIGAGTSEIRRMLIGRELFTETS; this comes from the coding sequence ATGTTTCAGGGCGGGTTGAACTTCGCGCTTGGCGAGGACATTGACGCATTGCGAGAGACCGTGCAGCGCTTTGCAACGGACCGCATAGCGCCATTGGCGGATCAGACCGATCGAGACAACGCATTTCCAATGCAGCTTTGGCGCGAGATGGGCGAACTCGGCCTGCTCGGCATTACAGCCGGCGAAGAGCACGGTGGTGCCGGCATGGGCTATCTCGCCCATTGCGTGGCGATGGAAGAAATCAGCCGCGCATCTGCCTCGATCGGCCTCAGCTACGGCGCCCATTCCAATCTCTGCGTCAACCAGATCAATCGCAACGGCAATGCCGACCAGAAGGCGCGTTACCTGCCGAAGCTGATTTCCGGCGAATATGTCGGCGCGCTCGCAATGTCGGAGCCCGGAGCCGGATCCGACGTCGTCTCGATGACGCTCAGGGCCGACAAGCGCGGCGACCGCTATGTTCTCAACGGCAACAAGATGTGGATCACCAATGGCCCGGACGCCGACGTGCTTGTCGTCTACGCCAAGTCCGATCCGACGGCCGGTCCGCGCGGTATCACCGCATTCCTGGTCGAAGAAGGCTATGCCGGGTTTTCCACCGGCCAGAAGCTCGACAAGCTCGGCATGCGCGGTTCCAACACCTGCGAGCTGATCTTCAAAGACTGCGAAGTGCCAGCGGAAAACGTGCTCGGCATGGTCGGCGGCGGCGTCCGCGTGCTGATGTCCGGGCTCGACTACGAGCGCGTGGTGCTTTCGGCAGGTCCCCTCGGCATCATGGCGGCTTGCCTTGATGTCGTCGTCCCCTATCTGCATGAGCGCAAGCAGTTCGGTCAGCCGATCGGCGAATTCCAGCTGATGCAGGGCAAGCTCGCGGACATGTATGTGACGGCGAATGCGGCACGCGCCTATGTCTATGCGGTGGCGGCAGCCTGCGATCGCGGTGAGACGACGCGCAAGGATGCGGCCGGCTGCATTCTCTACGCAGCCGAGAAGGCGACGGCGCTCGCGCTCGAGGCAATCCAGGCGCTCGGCGGCAACGGCTACACGAACGACTACCCGGCGGGCCGCCTGCTGCGCGATGCCAAGCTCTACGAGATCGGTGCCGGTACCAGCGAAATTCGCCGCATGCTGATCGGCCGGGAGCTGTTCACCGAGACGAGCTAG
- a CDS encoding carboxyl transferase domain-containing protein has product MTVLKSHISPSSETFRANQAAMAEAISTVEEAVKLAAGGGGDAARERHVSRGKLLPRDRVANLIDPATPFLEVGMTAAHGMYNGDAPAAGLITGIGRVSGRECMIVCNDPTVKGGTYYPLTVKKHLRAQEIAAENNLPCIYLVDSGGANLPNQDEVFPDRDHFGRIFYNQANMSAAGIPQIAVVMGSCTAGGAYVPAMSDETIIVEGQGTIFLAGPPLVRAATGEVVSAEDLGGADVHTRLSGVADHLARDDAHALALARRSVAALNRLKPQSVELAPPEPPLYDPQEIAGIVPADLRTPYDIREVIARVVDGSRFDEFKARYGTTLVCGFAHIHGIPVGIIANNGVLFSESALKGAHFVELCAQRKIPLVFLQNITGFMVGRKYETEGIAKHGAKLVTAVATARVPKVTMLVGGSFGAGNYGMCGRAFSPRFLWTWPNSRISVMGGEQAAGVLTTVRSEALKRAGTPWSDEEEARFRQPILDLFERQSHPLYASARLWDDGVVDPRKTRDVLGLSLSAALNAPIEDTRFGLFRM; this is encoded by the coding sequence ATGACCGTTCTGAAATCTCACATCTCGCCGTCCTCCGAAACGTTCAGGGCCAATCAGGCGGCCATGGCCGAGGCGATCTCGACAGTCGAAGAGGCTGTGAAGCTTGCGGCCGGCGGTGGGGGCGACGCCGCGCGCGAGCGCCATGTCAGCCGCGGCAAGCTTCTGCCGCGCGACCGGGTGGCCAACCTCATCGATCCGGCAACGCCCTTTCTCGAAGTCGGAATGACGGCTGCGCACGGCATGTACAATGGCGATGCACCGGCGGCCGGGTTGATCACCGGCATCGGTCGGGTCTCGGGCCGCGAATGCATGATCGTCTGCAACGATCCGACGGTCAAAGGCGGCACCTACTATCCGCTGACGGTGAAGAAGCACCTGCGCGCGCAGGAGATTGCCGCGGAAAACAATCTGCCCTGCATCTACCTCGTCGATTCCGGCGGCGCCAACCTGCCGAACCAGGACGAGGTCTTCCCGGACCGCGATCACTTCGGCCGGATCTTCTACAACCAGGCCAACATGTCGGCCGCCGGCATTCCGCAGATCGCCGTTGTCATGGGCTCGTGCACGGCTGGCGGAGCCTATGTGCCTGCCATGTCGGACGAGACGATCATCGTCGAGGGGCAGGGCACGATCTTCCTGGCTGGCCCGCCGCTCGTGCGCGCCGCGACCGGCGAGGTGGTCTCTGCCGAAGATCTCGGCGGCGCCGACGTGCATACCCGCCTTTCCGGCGTGGCCGATCACCTGGCGCGTGACGATGCCCATGCGCTGGCGCTCGCCCGCCGCTCAGTTGCCGCGCTCAATCGGCTGAAGCCGCAGTCGGTCGAACTGGCACCGCCCGAGCCGCCGCTCTACGATCCGCAAGAGATCGCCGGCATCGTGCCCGCCGACCTGCGCACGCCCTACGATATCCGCGAGGTCATCGCCCGCGTCGTCGACGGCTCGCGTTTCGACGAGTTCAAGGCGAGATATGGCACGACGCTCGTCTGCGGCTTTGCCCACATTCACGGCATCCCGGTCGGCATCATCGCCAACAATGGCGTGCTATTCTCGGAATCGGCGTTGAAGGGCGCACATTTCGTCGAGCTCTGCGCCCAGCGCAAGATCCCGCTCGTCTTCCTGCAGAATATCACCGGCTTCATGGTCGGGCGGAAATACGAGACCGAGGGCATCGCCAAGCACGGCGCCAAGCTGGTGACGGCGGTGGCGACGGCGCGGGTGCCGAAGGTGACGATGCTTGTCGGCGGCTCCTTTGGCGCCGGCAATTACGGCATGTGCGGCCGCGCCTTCTCGCCGCGTTTCCTCTGGACCTGGCCGAACAGCCGCATCTCCGTCATGGGCGGCGAACAGGCGGCCGGCGTGTTGACGACGGTGCGCAGCGAGGCGCTGAAGCGGGCGGGCACGCCCTGGAGCGACGAGGAGGAGGCGCGTTTTCGCCAGCCGATCCTCGATCTCTTCGAGCGCCAGAGCCACCCGCTCTATGCCTCGGCAAGACTTTGGGACGATGGCGTCGTCGATCCGCGCAAGACCCGCGATGTGCTCGGCCTGTCGCTTTCGGCAGCGCTCAACGCGCCGATCGAAGACACGCGCTTCGGCCTCTTCAGGATGTAG
- a CDS encoding RidA family protein: protein MKRENINAGDAPQPRGGYSQAVRLEDFQRLLFVSGQVPLSAEDVLPEGFEAQARQVWSNIDAQLRAAGMSKADIVKVTVLLADRQHAMANRAARQEYLGALAPAMTVAIAGIFDAGWLLEIDVIAAQ, encoded by the coding sequence ATGAAACGCGAAAACATCAATGCCGGCGATGCGCCGCAACCGCGCGGAGGCTATTCGCAGGCCGTACGGCTCGAAGATTTCCAGCGCCTTTTGTTCGTCAGCGGTCAGGTGCCGCTCAGCGCCGAAGACGTCCTGCCGGAAGGGTTCGAGGCGCAGGCGCGTCAGGTCTGGTCGAATATCGATGCGCAATTGCGCGCCGCGGGCATGAGCAAGGCGGATATCGTCAAGGTGACGGTCCTGCTTGCCGACCGGCAGCACGCGATGGCCAACCGCGCGGCCCGGCAGGAATATCTGGGTGCACTCGCGCCCGCCATGACGGTAGCGATCGCCGGGATTTTCGATGCCGGCTGGCTGCTCGAAATCGATGTGATCGCAGCGCAATAG